From one Streptomyces sp. N50 genomic stretch:
- a CDS encoding ABC transporter substrate-binding protein, translating to MNRRTLLGALAGTAVAVPVLSACSSGVTSLDGGGSAGGGNASSKNGVTIGTANFTENQVLGYLYAAALEAAGVKVKVRPNLGTREIVFPALKSGDIDLLPEYQGALLTYLQPKSKVAEPGEMQNALTLALPSGLQVLAYGIAEDADCFAVTRATARKYGLTSLADLAKHNGKLTLGASAEVKTRQVGVVGLKDVYGIEFKEFKSLDSDGPLVKGALKKGDVDVANLFTTDTDIKANDWVVLTDPKTLIPSQHIVPLIADRVADPTVRKALARLGNLLTTAQLTELNRQVDKDKKDPEDVANTYAKQHGITK from the coding sequence ATGAACCGTCGCACCCTCCTCGGCGCCCTCGCCGGAACGGCCGTCGCCGTCCCCGTCCTGTCCGCGTGCTCCAGCGGTGTCACCTCGCTGGACGGCGGAGGCTCGGCCGGCGGTGGCAACGCCTCCAGCAAGAACGGCGTCACCATCGGCACCGCCAACTTCACCGAGAACCAGGTCCTCGGCTACCTCTACGCCGCCGCCCTCGAAGCGGCCGGAGTGAAGGTCAAGGTCCGCCCCAACCTCGGCACCCGCGAGATCGTCTTCCCCGCCCTCAAGAGCGGCGACATCGACCTCCTCCCCGAGTACCAGGGCGCCCTGCTCACCTACCTCCAGCCCAAGTCCAAGGTCGCGGAGCCGGGCGAGATGCAGAACGCCCTCACCCTCGCCCTCCCCTCCGGCCTCCAGGTCCTGGCCTACGGCATCGCCGAGGACGCGGACTGCTTCGCCGTCACCCGCGCGACCGCCAGGAAGTACGGCCTCACCTCGCTGGCCGACCTCGCGAAGCACAACGGCAAGCTGACCCTGGGCGCCTCCGCCGAGGTGAAGACCCGTCAGGTGGGCGTCGTAGGACTGAAGGACGTCTACGGCATCGAGTTCAAGGAGTTCAAGTCCCTTGATTCCGACGGGCCGTTGGTGAAGGGCGCGCTGAAGAAGGGCGATGTGGACGTGGCGAACCTGTTCACCACCGACACCGACATCAAGGCCAACGACTGGGTCGTCCTGACCGACCCCAAGACCCTGATCCCCAGCCAGCACATCGTCCCGCTCATCGCCGACCGCGTGGCCGACCCCACGGTCCGCAAGGCGCTCGCGCGGCTCGGGAACCTCCTCACCACGGCCCAGCTCACCGAGCTCAACCGCCAGGTGGACAAGGACAAGAAGGACCCGGAGGACGTGGCGAACACGTACGCGAAGCAGCACGGCATCACGAAGTAA
- a CDS encoding carbonic anhydrase: MASNRRAFLTATAVGALAAAPTTATAVGPPPHPATAPAALAELLDGNRRYATDHSRHPDESRRLRHQLAVAQHPFAVIVGCIDSRVPPELVFDQGLGDLLCIRTAGEVLDEAVLASIQYGVEELRIPLVLVLGHERCGAVSATLAHLETGAPVPGHLALLVDEISPAARRTRALPGDWAEHTMRAHTAWVRDAIRADPAFTSAHVVAARFDLDTGLVSLLP; this comes from the coding sequence ATGGCCTCGAACCGCAGGGCCTTTCTGACGGCCACCGCCGTCGGCGCGCTGGCCGCCGCCCCTACGACCGCCACCGCCGTCGGCCCACCACCCCACCCGGCCACCGCCCCCGCCGCGCTCGCCGAACTCCTGGACGGCAACCGCCGCTACGCCACCGACCACTCCCGCCACCCGGACGAGAGCCGCCGACTCCGTCACCAACTGGCCGTCGCACAGCACCCGTTCGCGGTGATCGTCGGCTGCATCGACTCCCGGGTGCCGCCGGAGCTGGTCTTCGACCAGGGCCTCGGCGACCTGCTGTGCATAAGGACGGCCGGCGAGGTCCTGGACGAGGCGGTGCTCGCGTCCATCCAGTACGGGGTGGAGGAACTGCGCATCCCCCTGGTGCTGGTGCTCGGCCACGAGCGCTGCGGCGCGGTGTCGGCGACCCTCGCCCACCTGGAGACCGGCGCCCCCGTACCCGGCCATCTCGCGCTCCTGGTCGACGAGATCAGCCCGGCCGCGCGCCGCACCCGCGCCCTGCCCGGCGACTGGGCCGAGCACACCATGCGGGCCCACACGGCCTGGGTCCGGGACGCGATCCGCGCCGACCCCGCCTTCACCTCCGCGCACGTCGTCGCGGCCCGCTTCGACCTCGACACGGGGCTCGTGTCGCTGCTGCCGTAG
- a CDS encoding SulP family inorganic anion transporter: MTMNGVLSVLPSPADFRTMTRAPRRDLLCGLTVAVVALPLALGFGVTSGLGAASGLITAIVAGSLAALFGGSARQVSGPTGAMTVVLVPIVHEYGANGVLTVGLISGFMLLVLAFARAGAAMAYVPAPVIAGFTIGIACVIGLQQVPSALGVPTPSGDQVAVVAARAAEEFDATPHWAALLLALGSAALMLAGARWKPTVPFSLGAVAVATVVSEALHLHVTRLGALPASIPAPSLAFLDVSRVPSLLLPAAAVAALAALESLLSASVADAMRPGERHDPGKELFGQGIANLAAPLFGGVPATGAIARTAVNVRTGATSRLAALAHAVILAGIVAVAAQLVGRIPLAALAGVLLATAVRMVETDAVRAMARSTHGDALVLVLTAAGTLALDLVRAVLIGLGVSVLLALRAATRGTSLTPAELPDAVGTVTYRFDGPLLFAAAHRFRRSLADVQDVTAVDLRLSGLTAVDATGALALKDAVGDLRDRGIEVSITGVEHGHRRVLESLGVLPVNPTANRGAIPSAAGAAAP, from the coding sequence ATGACCATGAACGGCGTGCTCTCCGTCCTGCCCTCCCCCGCCGACTTCCGCACCATGACCCGCGCCCCGCGCCGCGACCTCCTGTGCGGCCTCACGGTCGCCGTCGTGGCGCTCCCGCTCGCCCTCGGTTTCGGGGTGACGTCCGGACTCGGCGCCGCCTCCGGCCTGATCACCGCGATCGTCGCGGGCTCGCTCGCCGCGCTGTTCGGCGGCTCCGCGCGCCAGGTCAGCGGACCGACCGGCGCGATGACCGTGGTCCTCGTCCCGATCGTCCACGAGTACGGCGCGAACGGCGTCCTGACGGTCGGTCTGATCTCCGGCTTCATGCTCCTGGTGCTCGCCTTCGCCCGCGCGGGAGCGGCGATGGCCTACGTCCCCGCGCCCGTGATCGCCGGTTTCACCATCGGCATCGCGTGCGTGATCGGGCTCCAGCAGGTGCCGTCGGCGCTGGGCGTGCCCACCCCGAGCGGTGACCAGGTCGCGGTGGTCGCGGCCCGGGCGGCGGAGGAGTTCGACGCGACCCCGCACTGGGCCGCACTGCTGCTGGCCCTGGGCTCGGCCGCGCTGATGCTGGCCGGGGCGCGCTGGAAGCCGACGGTTCCCTTCTCCCTGGGGGCAGTTGCGGTGGCGACGGTCGTGTCCGAGGCCCTGCACCTGCACGTGACCCGCCTGGGCGCGCTCCCAGCCTCGATCCCGGCCCCGTCCCTCGCCTTCCTGGACGTGTCCCGGGTCCCGTCCCTCCTCCTTCCCGCGGCGGCCGTAGCGGCGCTGGCCGCCCTGGAATCCCTCCTGTCCGCCTCCGTCGCGGACGCGATGCGCCCCGGCGAGCGCCACGACCCCGGCAAGGAACTCTTCGGCCAGGGCATCGCCAACCTCGCGGCCCCGCTCTTCGGCGGTGTCCCGGCGACGGGTGCCATCGCCCGCACCGCCGTCAACGTCCGCACCGGCGCCACCTCCCGCCTGGCCGCCCTCGCGCACGCCGTGATCCTCGCCGGGATCGTCGCGGTCGCGGCGCAGTTGGTGGGCCGTATCCCGCTGGCCGCGCTGGCCGGAGTGCTGCTCGCGACGGCGGTCCGCATGGTGGAGACGGACGCGGTCCGCGCGATGGCCCGCTCCACCCACGGCGACGCCCTGGTCCTGGTCCTCACCGCGGCCGGCACCCTCGCCCTCGACCTGGTGCGCGCGGTCCTCATCGGCCTCGGCGTCTCGGTCCTGCTCGCCCTGCGCGCGGCGACGCGTGGCACGAGCCTGACCCCGGCCGAACTCCCGGACGCCGTAGGCACGGTGACGTACCGCTTCGACGGCCCCCTCCTCTTCGCCGCCGCCCACCGCTTCCGCCGCAGCCTCGCGGACGTCCAGGACGTGACGGCCGTGGACCTGCGGCTGTCGGGGCTGACGGCGGTCGACGCGACGGGTGCGCTGGCGCTGAAGGACGCGGTGGGTGACCTGCGAGACCGAGGTATCGAGGTCAGCATCACGGGTGTCGAGCACGGTCATCGCCGGGTGCTGGAGTCGCTGGGGGTGCTCCCGGTGAACCCGACTGCGAACAGGGGGGCTATCCCCAGTGCGGCGGGCGCGGCGGCTCCCTAA
- a CDS encoding SDR family oxidoreductase encodes MSYENLAGRTAVVTGAASGIGQAIAVQLAANGARVALLARRGERLDALAGKIRADGGQALEVVADVTDDASVERAAASVHEAYGTVDLVVNAAGVMLPNPVDDGRIDEWRRMLDTNVTGVLRVIRAFTGDLVTAAGEGRSADLVNISSIGAHVTFPAYAVYGATKAAVTYISQSLRSEFGPRDVRVTNIEPGLTDTELGTHLGSAEMSRQLDELFGALGGLAPEEVADVVAYAASRARHVNLRQIVVLPTRQA; translated from the coding sequence ATGTCGTACGAGAATCTGGCCGGACGTACCGCCGTCGTCACCGGGGCCGCCAGCGGGATCGGGCAGGCGATCGCCGTTCAACTGGCCGCGAACGGGGCCCGGGTGGCGCTGCTGGCCCGGCGCGGGGAGCGGCTGGACGCGCTCGCCGGGAAGATCCGGGCCGACGGGGGACAGGCCCTCGAGGTCGTCGCCGATGTCACCGACGACGCGTCCGTGGAGCGTGCCGCGGCGAGCGTGCACGAGGCCTACGGGACCGTCGACCTGGTCGTCAACGCCGCCGGTGTCATGCTGCCGAACCCCGTCGACGACGGGCGGATCGACGAGTGGCGGCGGATGCTCGACACCAACGTCACCGGAGTGCTGCGGGTGATCCGCGCCTTCACCGGGGACCTGGTGACGGCGGCCGGAGAGGGCCGTAGCGCCGACCTGGTGAACATCTCGTCCATCGGCGCGCACGTCACGTTCCCCGCCTACGCCGTCTACGGCGCCACCAAGGCCGCCGTCACCTACATCTCCCAGTCGCTGCGCTCCGAGTTCGGGCCGCGTGACGTGCGGGTCACCAACATCGAGCCGGGGCTGACCGACACCGAGCTGGGGACCCATCTCGGCAGTGCGGAGATGTCCCGCCAACTGGACGAACTGTTCGGGGCGTTGGGCGGACTGGCACCCGAGGAGGTCGCCGACGTGGTCGCCTACGCGGCGAGCCGTGCCCGGCACGTCAATCTGCGGCAGATCGTGGTGCTGCCGACCCGCCAGGCGTGA
- a CDS encoding alpha/beta hydrolase, which produces MTEHLRIGTNTIAFDVTGEGPLVVLAHGIGDSRHSYRFLVPGLVAAGYRVANVDIRGCGESSLGWDGYSRTDIAGDLVAVIRHLGGPAVIIGQSISGGAATIAAATAPDVISAVIELAPFTRAQPLDLGGLIRVKRFRTGYTRMAQVIALGRLADWKKYLDVAYPAKPADWDSELARIEATLSEPGRMKALQDMCKSKPADAGAQLAHVTCPVLVVEGSLDPDWADPRAEGSKILADLPAGLGELAVIDGAGHYPHAQTPDQVLALALPFLAKAAGRA; this is translated from the coding sequence ATGACCGAGCACCTGAGAATCGGCACGAACACCATCGCCTTCGACGTGACCGGGGAAGGTCCCCTGGTCGTGCTGGCGCACGGTATCGGCGACAGCCGGCACTCCTACCGCTTCCTCGTGCCCGGCCTGGTGGCCGCCGGATACCGGGTCGCGAACGTCGACATCCGCGGGTGCGGTGAGTCCAGCCTCGGCTGGGACGGTTACAGCCGCACCGACATCGCCGGCGATCTGGTCGCCGTCATACGTCACCTCGGCGGCCCGGCCGTGATCATCGGGCAGTCGATCAGCGGCGGCGCCGCGACCATCGCCGCCGCCACCGCGCCCGACGTGATCAGCGCAGTGATCGAGCTGGCTCCGTTCACCCGTGCACAGCCGCTCGACCTGGGCGGGCTGATCCGGGTCAAGCGCTTCCGGACCGGATACACCCGGATGGCGCAGGTCATCGCCCTGGGACGCCTGGCGGACTGGAAGAAGTACCTCGACGTGGCCTACCCGGCCAAGCCCGCCGACTGGGACAGCGAACTGGCCCGCATCGAGGCCACGCTGAGCGAGCCCGGCCGGATGAAGGCCCTGCAGGACATGTGCAAGTCCAAGCCCGCCGACGCCGGCGCCCAGCTCGCCCACGTCACCTGCCCGGTCCTGGTCGTCGAAGGCAGCCTGGACCCCGACTGGGCCGACCCCCGCGCCGAAGGATCGAAGATCCTCGCCGACCTGCCCGCCGGCCTCGGCGAGCTCGCCGTGATCGACGGCGCGGGCCACTACCCGCACGCCCAGACCCCCGACCAGGTCCTCGCGCTGGCCCTGCCGTTCCTGGCCAAGGCGGCCGGCCGTGCCTAG
- a CDS encoding TetR/AcrR family transcriptional regulator translates to MPRAGLTAATVTEAAATLVDEVGFDQLGMGLVAERLGVKTPSLYKHVSGQTDLAHRIAILAMNQCADAIRDAIQGRSGTEALVRGAQAMRTFVKDHHGRYAAANAAVPTGPGDPLIDALNRVVDSWAAMLHGYRIDPDQQIHALRMLRTVLHGYASLEAAGGFRFATDVDDSFTWMIDFIDHGLRQTTAAGTHSAPSHRTAPA, encoded by the coding sequence GTGCCTAGGGCAGGACTCACCGCCGCGACGGTCACCGAAGCAGCCGCCACCCTGGTCGACGAGGTCGGGTTCGACCAGCTCGGCATGGGCCTGGTCGCCGAACGGCTCGGGGTCAAGACCCCCTCGCTGTACAAGCACGTCAGCGGCCAGACCGACCTCGCCCACCGGATCGCCATCCTGGCCATGAACCAGTGCGCCGACGCCATCCGCGACGCCATCCAGGGCCGGTCCGGCACCGAAGCCCTGGTCCGCGGCGCACAGGCGATGCGGACGTTCGTCAAGGACCACCACGGCCGATACGCCGCGGCCAACGCCGCCGTCCCGACCGGACCCGGCGACCCCCTCATCGACGCCCTCAACCGGGTGGTCGACTCCTGGGCGGCCATGCTGCACGGCTACCGGATCGACCCCGACCAGCAGATCCACGCACTGCGGATGCTGCGCACCGTCCTGCACGGCTACGCGTCCCTCGAAGCGGCCGGCGGGTTCCGGTTCGCCACCGACGTCGACGACAGCTTCACCTGGATGATCGACTTCATCGACCACGGCCTGCGCCAGACCACGGCCGCCGGCACCCACAGCGCCCCCTCCCACAGGACCGCGCCGGCGTGA
- a CDS encoding SRPBCC domain-containing protein, which yields MDTTMKPVLTAVIDIDATPQAVWDVLTDFAAYGEWSTFSTAEGTAEVGSRLTMRMPGMTFRPTVTVATPGQELRWAGTLGIKQLFHGRHSFVLSPNHDGTTRLTNHEEFSGALVTLIRPFLRTPKKDGYAAFNTGLKQRVEDRTALGPGA from the coding sequence GTGGACACCACCATGAAGCCGGTCCTCACCGCCGTCATCGACATCGACGCCACCCCGCAAGCGGTGTGGGACGTCCTCACCGACTTCGCCGCCTACGGCGAGTGGAGCACCTTCTCCACGGCCGAGGGAACCGCTGAAGTGGGAAGCCGGCTCACGATGCGCATGCCGGGCATGACCTTCAGGCCCACGGTCACCGTCGCGACACCCGGCCAGGAACTGCGGTGGGCCGGCACGCTCGGCATCAAGCAGCTCTTCCACGGCCGGCACTCCTTCGTCCTGTCCCCCAACCACGACGGCACCACCCGCCTGACCAACCACGAGGAATTCTCCGGAGCCCTCGTCACCCTGATCCGGCCCTTCCTCAGAACACCCAAAAAAGACGGGTACGCCGCCTTCAACACCGGCCTCAAGCAGCGGGTCGAAGACCGCACCGCGCTCGGACCGGGTGCGTGA
- a CDS encoding Lrp/AsnC family transcriptional regulator — MDRTDRRIVQCLLRDGRASFRRIAEVAEVSEQTVARRYRALVADGAVRVRALPGHALPGDQTWFVRVRCRPDATDALADALAAREDTAYVSVTSGGSEIVCQARTGLRDQGGSVLQRLPRTARVLGFDACAVMHMYLGSGSKWLAFDDPLTDGQAALLHASDPRQPATTDRDGAPREQDGPLLAELARDGRAGVVELARACGWSKSRVSARLEELLAAGALRVAVDLAYPRFGFHAPAYLWLTVAPGRLNATGEALSAHPETTFAAAVTGSANLLVTVTCRTMDDLYSYVTTKVGALDAVHQVDVVPVLNRLKQAGTRLHAGRLIPA, encoded by the coding sequence ATGGATCGCACGGACCGGCGGATCGTTCAGTGCCTGCTGCGTGACGGGCGGGCGTCCTTCCGGCGTATCGCCGAGGTGGCCGAGGTCTCCGAGCAGACCGTGGCCCGCCGCTACCGCGCCCTGGTCGCCGACGGTGCCGTCCGCGTGCGCGCCCTGCCCGGACACGCACTGCCCGGCGACCAGACCTGGTTCGTCCGGGTCCGGTGCCGCCCCGACGCCACCGACGCCCTCGCGGACGCGTTGGCCGCCCGCGAGGACACCGCCTACGTCAGCGTCACCTCCGGCGGCTCCGAGATCGTGTGCCAGGCCCGCACCGGCCTGCGCGACCAGGGCGGCTCGGTGCTGCAACGCCTGCCGCGCACCGCCAGGGTCCTGGGCTTCGACGCGTGTGCGGTCATGCACATGTACCTGGGCAGCGGCTCCAAGTGGCTCGCTTTCGACGACCCGCTCACCGACGGCCAGGCGGCGCTGCTGCACGCCTCCGACCCACGGCAGCCCGCCACCACCGACAGGGACGGAGCACCGCGCGAGCAGGACGGCCCACTGCTGGCCGAACTCGCCCGTGACGGACGCGCCGGAGTCGTCGAACTCGCCCGCGCCTGCGGCTGGTCGAAGTCCCGGGTCTCCGCGCGCCTGGAGGAACTGCTCGCGGCCGGGGCACTGCGCGTCGCCGTGGACCTGGCCTACCCCCGCTTCGGCTTCCACGCCCCCGCCTACCTCTGGCTCACCGTCGCCCCCGGCCGGCTGAACGCCACCGGCGAGGCCCTCTCCGCCCACCCCGAGACCACCTTCGCCGCGGCCGTCACCGGGTCCGCCAACCTCCTGGTGACGGTCACCTGCCGCACGATGGACGACCTCTACTCCTACGTCACCACCAAGGTCGGCGCCCTCGACGCGGTCCACCAGGTCGACGTAGTCCCGGTCCTGAACCGCCTCAAACAGGCGGGCACCCGGCTCCACGCCGGCCGCCTGATCCCGGCCTGA
- a CDS encoding oxidoreductase translates to MSDVLPGGTLRLSDTLTVTRVGYGTLQLAGPMAYGPPRDRDEALAVLRAAVEAGITHLDTSDYYGPHLVNGLVREALHPYPEGLHIATKVGARRTAERGWPPALSRPELVQAVHDNLDHLGLEALDLVNLRMTDTLAADDIVEPFTVLAELRDQGLIRDLGVSNVSAEQVEAARRIAPVVAVQNHYNIAYRQDDALVDRCAEQGIAFVPFWPLGGFRPLQAQALEQVAAQLGATARQIALAWLLHRSPTMLLIPGTSTRAHLAENITAAGIGLSAQTLRTLDAIAAPAN, encoded by the coding sequence ATGAGCGACGTACTTCCCGGCGGCACCCTGCGCCTGTCCGACACCCTGACCGTGACCCGCGTCGGCTACGGCACCCTCCAGCTCGCAGGCCCCATGGCCTACGGCCCACCCCGCGACCGCGACGAGGCACTGGCCGTCCTGCGCGCCGCGGTGGAGGCGGGCATCACGCACCTCGACACCAGCGACTACTACGGCCCGCATCTGGTGAACGGACTGGTCCGCGAGGCCCTCCACCCGTACCCCGAGGGCCTGCACATCGCCACCAAGGTCGGCGCGCGCCGCACGGCCGAGCGGGGGTGGCCCCCGGCGCTGTCGCGCCCGGAGCTGGTCCAGGCCGTCCACGACAACCTGGACCACCTGGGTCTGGAGGCGCTGGACCTGGTGAACCTGCGGATGACGGACACCCTGGCGGCGGACGACATCGTCGAGCCGTTCACGGTCCTGGCCGAGCTGCGCGACCAGGGCCTGATCCGCGACCTCGGCGTCAGCAACGTCAGCGCCGAACAGGTCGAGGCCGCGCGGCGGATCGCACCGGTGGTCGCGGTGCAGAACCACTACAACATCGCCTACCGCCAGGACGACGCCCTGGTGGACCGGTGCGCCGAACAGGGCATCGCGTTCGTGCCGTTCTGGCCGCTGGGCGGGTTCCGCCCGCTACAGGCCCAGGCGTTGGAACAGGTCGCGGCCCAACTCGGCGCCACAGCACGGCAGATCGCCCTGGCCTGGCTGCTGCACCGCTCCCCCACGATGCTGCTGATCCCCGGCACCTCCACCCGCGCCCACCTCGCCGAGAACATCACCGCCGCCGGGATCGGCCTGTCCGCGCAGACGCTGCGCACCCTGGACGCCATCGCCGCCCCCGCCAACTGA
- a CDS encoding NADPH-dependent FMN reductase, producing MPQSPATRHRTLVLSGSLREGAVTTQVAHAAVAQDHPGHEVVLAAVLDQLPLFNEDLDTEPAPPAVAALRAQVSSAASLLVLSPVNNASISAALKNALDWLSRPRDDSPLAGKPATGLVIGYHSHGAEAHLETILRATGARTTAAPTPVLNPRAVTGNRTVQDLKVTTAVAQALATLHAPDPATPA from the coding sequence ATGCCACAGTCACCCGCCACCCGTCACCGCACGCTGGTCCTGTCCGGAAGCCTGCGCGAAGGTGCCGTCACCACCCAGGTCGCCCACGCGGCCGTGGCCCAGGACCATCCCGGGCACGAGGTGGTCCTGGCCGCCGTCCTGGACCAACTGCCCCTGTTCAACGAGGACTTGGACACCGAACCCGCCCCGCCCGCGGTGGCCGCCCTGCGTGCCCAGGTCAGTTCCGCCGCCAGCCTGCTGGTCCTGAGCCCGGTCAACAACGCCAGCATCTCGGCGGCCCTGAAGAACGCCCTGGACTGGCTCTCCCGCCCCCGCGACGACTCCCCCCTCGCCGGAAAGCCCGCCACCGGCCTGGTCATCGGCTACCACTCCCACGGCGCGGAAGCCCACCTGGAGACGATCCTCCGCGCCACCGGCGCCCGCACCACCGCAGCCCCGACCCCCGTGCTGAACCCGCGCGCCGTCACCGGGAACCGGACCGTGCAGGACCTGAAGGTCACCACCGCGGTGGCCCAGGCCCTCGCCACCCTGCACGCTCCGGACCCGGCCACACCGGCCTGA
- a CDS encoding helix-turn-helix transcriptional regulator, which translates to MDGDIGDFLRSRRARIQPEEVGLASHGRRRVPGLRREEVAQLAGVSVDYYIRLEQGRGPSVSDAVLDAIARVLRMDDTEHAYLRTVARPHRAKQVRTPTPRVRPGVQVLLDGMDRMPAFVLGPRMDVLAWNTLADALSGFSRMPPAVRNIPRHVFLDPASRDLYPDWTAVAEQAVANLRVTSGRDGDDPELSTLVGELSLRSEDFRRLWADHEVKECAYGVKRVRHPVAGLLTLPYETLAVPGELAQTIVVYTPEPGSETAERLALLGSWATTGPTGP; encoded by the coding sequence ATGGACGGGGACATCGGAGACTTCCTGCGCTCACGCCGTGCTCGTATCCAGCCCGAGGAGGTGGGGCTGGCCTCGCACGGCCGCCGCCGCGTGCCCGGGCTGCGCCGCGAGGAGGTGGCGCAACTGGCCGGGGTGAGCGTCGACTACTACATCCGGCTCGAACAGGGCCGCGGGCCCAGCGTGTCCGACGCGGTGCTCGACGCGATCGCCCGCGTCCTGCGCATGGACGACACGGAACACGCCTACCTGCGTACGGTGGCCCGCCCGCACCGCGCGAAGCAGGTCCGGACGCCAACTCCCCGCGTCCGCCCCGGCGTTCAGGTCCTGCTGGACGGCATGGACCGCATGCCGGCGTTCGTGCTGGGCCCGCGGATGGACGTGCTGGCGTGGAACACGCTCGCCGACGCGCTGAGCGGCTTCAGCCGCATGCCCCCGGCCGTCCGCAACATCCCGCGCCACGTCTTCCTCGACCCGGCCTCGCGCGACCTCTACCCCGACTGGACCGCCGTCGCCGAGCAGGCCGTCGCCAACCTGCGGGTGACCTCCGGCCGCGACGGCGACGACCCGGAACTGAGCACCCTCGTCGGCGAACTCTCCCTCCGGAGCGAGGACTTCCGCCGCCTGTGGGCCGACCACGAGGTCAAGGAGTGCGCCTACGGCGTGAAGCGCGTCCGGCACCCGGTCGCGGGCCTGCTGACCCTGCCGTACGAAACACTGGCGGTACCGGGGGAGTTGGCGCAGACGATCGTGGTCTACACGCCGGAACCGGGTTCGGAGACGGCGGAGCGCCTTGCGCTGCTGGGGAGTTGGGCCACTACGGGGCCTACCGGGCCGTAG
- a CDS encoding cystathionine beta-synthase, with amino-acid sequence MQFHDSMISLVGNTPLLRLNSVTAGIQATVLAKVEYFNPGGSVKDRIALRMIEAAEKSGELQPGGTIVEPTSGNTGVGLAIVAQQKGYHCIFVCPDKVSTDKINVLRAYGAEVVVCPTAVDPEHPDSYYNVSDRLVRETPGAWKPDQYSNPNNPLSHYHSTGPELWEQTEGKITHFVAGVGTGGTISGTGRYLKDASDGAVQVIGADPEGSVYSGGSGRPYLVEGVGEDFWPTAYDRTVADEIVPVSDKDSFQMTRRLAKEEGLLVGGSCGMAVVAALRVAERLGPDDVVVVLLPDSGRGYLSKIFNDEWMADYGFLEDEGPSARVADVLNDKVHGAIPSLVHMHPEESVGEAIEVLREYGVSQMPIVKPGAGHPDVMAAEVVGSVVERELLDALFTQRASLTDPLEKHMSAPLPQVGSGEPVGDLMTVLGGADAAIVLVEGKPTGVISRQDLLSFLAKGGKQ; translated from the coding sequence GTGCAATTCCACGACTCGATGATCAGCCTCGTCGGCAACACCCCGCTGCTGAGGCTCAACAGCGTGACCGCGGGCATCCAGGCGACCGTGCTCGCCAAGGTGGAGTACTTCAACCCCGGCGGATCCGTGAAGGACCGCATCGCGCTGCGCATGATCGAGGCGGCCGAGAAGAGCGGGGAGCTTCAGCCCGGCGGCACCATCGTCGAGCCGACCAGCGGCAACACCGGCGTCGGCCTCGCCATCGTCGCCCAGCAGAAGGGGTACCACTGCATCTTCGTGTGCCCCGACAAGGTGTCCACCGACAAGATCAACGTGCTGCGCGCGTACGGCGCCGAAGTGGTCGTCTGCCCGACCGCCGTGGACCCCGAGCACCCGGACTCGTACTACAACGTCTCCGACCGCCTCGTCCGCGAGACCCCGGGCGCCTGGAAGCCCGACCAGTACTCCAACCCGAACAACCCCCTCTCCCACTACCACTCGACCGGCCCCGAGCTCTGGGAGCAGACCGAGGGGAAGATCACCCACTTCGTCGCGGGTGTGGGCACCGGCGGCACCATCTCCGGCACCGGGCGCTACCTCAAGGACGCCAGTGACGGGGCTGTTCAGGTCATCGGCGCCGACCCCGAGGGGTCCGTCTACTCCGGCGGGTCCGGGCGGCCGTATCTCGTCGAGGGCGTCGGTGAGGACTTCTGGCCGACCGCCTACGACCGGACCGTCGCGGACGAGATCGTCCCCGTGTCCGACAAGGACTCCTTCCAGATGACCCGCCGGCTGGCCAAGGAGGAGGGGCTGCTCGTCGGTGGCTCCTGTGGCATGGCTGTCGTGGCTGCTCTGCGGGTGGCTGAGCGGCTCGGACCGGACGATGTCGTCGTGGTCCTCCTGCCCGACAGCGGGCGCGGGTACCTCTCGAAGATCTTCAACGACGAGTGGATGGCCGACTACGGCTTCCTGGAGGACGAGGGTCCCAGCGCCCGTGTCGCCGACGTCCTCAACGACAAGGTGCACGGCGCCATCCCGTCCCTCGTGCACATGCACCCGGAGGAGTCGGTCGGCGAGGCCATCGAGGTGCTGCGCGAGTACGGCGTCTCGCAGATGCCGATCGTGAAGCCGGGCGCCGGTCACCCGGACGTCATGGCGGCGGAGGTCGTCGGCTCGGTCGTCGAACGGGAGCTGCTGGACGCCCTGTTCACCCAGCGCGCCTCGCTGACCGACCCGCTGGAGAAGCACATGTCGGCCCCGCTGCCGCAGGTCGGCTCCGGTGAGCCGGTGGGCGACCTGATGACCGTGCTCGGCGGCGCCGACGCGGCGATCGTCCTCGTCGAGGGCAAGCCGACCGGTGTCATCAGCCGGCAGGACCTGCTGTCCTTCCTCGCCAAGGGCGGGAAGCAGTAG